A single region of the Leishmania panamensis strain MHOM/PA/94/PSC-1 chromosome 23 sequence genome encodes:
- a CDS encoding hypothetical protein (TriTrypDB/GeneDB-style sysID: LpmP.23.0350) encodes MSGVLRAKLPPPPSYGSSGTSHSDAILGHTVGALRLHRSPLNRGVRRTTECPCAVRLYHMTGHDIAARSEYCSFVLGAPSVGISQAAQPRIPPLPPGNQEAAAAWAGSSPSTVGIAAAEKPIAVQLAWADTTVWEVALTALRVVRSKVDVAYKADARHALRQANSNTTPMSAAQDRLRQRAEEDHSDSKEEEEAPYSTPLPRYQVELLTGTVSPEGRASVLPLCMVSCRQVVYGHSTLLPVRRADCVHYNTALYELPYNLGDPVFVTCTRTR; translated from the coding sequence ATGTCCGGGGTATTGCGGGCAAaactgccaccacctccgtcgTACGGAAGCTCTGGTACATCGCATAGCGATGCAATTTTGGGCCACACGGTCGGCGCCCTACGCCTTCATCGTTCCCCGCTTAACCGTGGTGTCCGTCGCACCACGGAATGCCCCTGCGCGGTGCGACTGTACCACATGACGGGCCACGACATTGCTGCTCGCAGCGAGTACTGCAGCTTCGTCCTGGGTGCCCCGTCGGTTGGAATCTCCCAGGCAGCTCAACCCCGAATACCACCATTACCACCCGGCAATCAagaggccgctgcggcttGGGCAggctcgtcgccgtcgactGTCGGTATCGCTGCCGCGGAGAAACCCATCGCGGTGCAGCTCGCCTGGGCAGACACCACCGTCTGGGAAGTCGCTTTGACGGCTCTGAGGGTCGTCCGATCGAAGGTGGATGTCGCGTACAAGGCCGACGCGAGACACGCACTACGGCAGGCAAACAGCAACACCACTCCCATGTCTGCTGCGCAGGACCGGCTGCGAcagagggcggaggaggatCACAGTGacagcaaagaggaggaggaggcaccgtACTCCACTCCGCTCCCACGCTACCAGGTGGAGCTTCTGACCGGCACAGTGAGCCCTGAAGGCCGGGCGTCGGTCTTGCCGCTCTGCATGGTTAGCTGTCGCCAAGTCGTCTACGGCCACTCGACGTTGCTGCCCGTGCGCAGAGCCGACTGCGTGCACTACAATACAGCCTTGTACGAACTACCCTACAACCTCGGCGACCCAGTCTTCGTGACGTGCACCCGTACCCGGTGA
- a CDS encoding hypothetical protein (TriTrypDB/GeneDB-style sysID: LpmP.23.0360) codes for MDSVKSKSAMLMTKGIMDIRSDPPRLICTILRYQHPSTKKEVTLYPIPNIAAPAYFRRVLDGDVLQCNFDKILCEDGRLPFQAGSVIAARQQMLRRLFPFFSIRPVVEDGEKFDGIIVRDALESRMAYQMVLDGYDPPVDPRARRAVERIDTYPESTRVVVPWGVYHMPYFRYRLEKEGYKALPSEEVVVFGFHQVMGFFFLSGVMVFAMLFVFFHTLFG; via the coding sequence ATGGACTCTGTCAAGTCAAAAAGCGCGATGCTCATGACCAAGGGCATCATggacatccgcagcgaccCCCCACGACTCATCTGCACCATCCTGCGGTACCAGCACCCGAGCACAAAGAAGGAAGTGACGCTCTACCCGATCCCGAACATTGCCGCCCCTGCGTACTTCCGACGCGTTCTGGACGGTgacgtgctgcagtgcaacTTTGACAAGATCCTCTGCGAGGATGGCCGCCTGCCCTTCCAGGCGGGTTCCGTGATCGCCGCCCGGCAGcagatgctgcgccgcttgtTCCCTTTCTTTAGCATTCGCCCTGTCGTAGAGGACGGTGAAAAGTTCGATGGCATAATCGTCCGCGACGCGTTGGAGTCTCGTATGGCATATCAGATGGTACTGGACGGCTACGACCCGCCGGTGGACCCGCGCGCCCGTCGCGCAGTGGAGCGGATCGATACGTATCCGGAGAGCACGCGGGTCGTAGTTCCCTGGGGTGTCTATCACATGCCTTACTTCCGCTACCGCCTGGAGAAGGAAGGGTACaaggcgctgccgtcggAGGAGGTGGTTGTGTTTGGCTTCCATCAGGTCAtgggcttcttcttcctttccgGTGTCATGGTCTTCGCCATGctgtttgttttctttcaCACCTTGTTCGGTTAG